A genomic window from Acidimicrobiales bacterium includes:
- a CDS encoding NUDIX hydrolase N-terminal domain-containing protein: MPVDAHTVQEMIRWSEALAGIARTGLGFTDNLYERERFEEVLRVAADIRMAAAARLEEALPGGPHGSADEVVEEWLETVGEGVAGYVTPKVAVGAVVGNEAGELLLVQRGDSGVWLYPTGWADIGYSASEVVVKEVKEETGIDCEPLRLIAVLDGLRLGFTRVPLYSLVFLCRATGGELRPHPLETRQVGWFSEDGLPSPLAGAERWGPHAFAALRGERVDVLFDAPRRPAWREDGEETQ; this comes from the coding sequence GTGCCTGTGGACGCCCACACCGTCCAGGAGATGATCCGGTGGAGCGAGGCCCTGGCCGGCATCGCCCGCACCGGCCTCGGCTTCACCGACAACCTCTACGAGCGCGAGCGGTTCGAGGAGGTCCTGCGGGTCGCGGCCGACATCCGCATGGCCGCCGCCGCCCGGCTCGAGGAGGCCCTTCCCGGTGGACCGCACGGCAGCGCCGACGAGGTGGTCGAGGAGTGGCTCGAGACCGTCGGCGAGGGCGTCGCCGGCTACGTCACCCCCAAGGTGGCGGTGGGCGCGGTGGTCGGCAACGAGGCGGGCGAGCTGCTCCTCGTGCAGCGCGGCGACTCCGGGGTGTGGCTCTACCCGACCGGGTGGGCCGACATCGGCTACTCGGCCTCCGAGGTCGTGGTCAAGGAGGTCAAGGAGGAGACCGGGATCGACTGCGAGCCGCTGCGGCTGATCGCCGTCCTCGACGGGCTGCGCCTCGGCTTCACCCGGGTGCCCCTGTACTCGCTGGTCTTCCTGTGCCGGGCCACAGGAGGGGAGCTGCGCCCCCATCCCCTCGAGACGCGGCAGGTGGGTTGGTTCTCCGAGGACGGCCTGCCCAGCCCGCTGGCCGGGGCGGAGAGGTGGGGCCCGCACGCCTTCGCCGCGCTGCGGGGGGAACGGGTCGACGTGCTGTTCGACGCGCCCCGCCGGCCGGCGTGGCGCGAAGACGGGGAGGAGACGCAGTGA
- a CDS encoding amidase, which translates to MTEAAGTVVATAEAVRRGERKAVEVLDACLARIDERNAELNAFVHVDEEGARTAARAVDDAVAAGRDPGPLAGVPFGVKDLEDCAGMVTSHGSLLFKDHPPAGADSVHVARLRAAGAVPVGKTAAPEFGTVCYTSTPAWGTTRNPWDPGRTPGGSSGGSAAAVAAGLVPFCTASDGGGSTRIPAAFCGLVGHKPSSGASRTRTSAPRRRRCSGPWSRP; encoded by the coding sequence GTGACCGAAGCAGCGGGGACGGTCGTCGCCACGGCCGAGGCCGTGCGACGCGGGGAGCGCAAGGCCGTCGAGGTGCTCGACGCCTGCCTGGCGCGCATCGACGAGCGGAACGCCGAGCTCAACGCCTTCGTGCACGTTGACGAGGAGGGAGCCCGGACCGCCGCGCGCGCCGTCGACGACGCCGTGGCCGCCGGCCGCGACCCCGGGCCGCTGGCCGGGGTCCCGTTCGGGGTGAAGGACCTCGAGGACTGCGCCGGGATGGTGACGTCGCACGGGTCGCTGCTGTTCAAGGACCACCCTCCGGCCGGCGCCGACTCGGTCCACGTGGCCCGGCTGCGCGCCGCCGGCGCCGTTCCCGTCGGCAAGACCGCCGCTCCCGAGTTCGGCACGGTCTGCTACACGTCGACGCCGGCGTGGGGCACGACCCGCAATCCCTGGGATCCGGGCCGGACGCCGGGAGGCTCGAGCGGCGGCTCGGCGGCGGCGGTGGCCGCCGGCCTGGTGCCTTTCTGCACCGCCAGCGACGGCGGCGGGTCGACGCGCATACCGGCGGCGTTCTGCGGCCTGGTCGGCCACAAGCCCAGTTCGGGCGCATCCCGCACCCGCACTTCGGCGCCTCGGAGACGGCGGTGTTCGGGGCCCTGGTCACGACCGTGA
- a CDS encoding PAC2 family protein, protein LRRPILVAAFEGWNDAADAASASVGYLSELWGARSFASIDPEEYFDFSLTRPRVRLTDDHERRIEWPTNELRCAVMADLPHDIVLLAGTEPNLRWRRFCAELISVTEALGVEMVVTLGALLADVPHTRPVRVSGTAADSELAARLHLERSRYEGPTGIVGAFGDALRQAGVPSASLWATVPHYVGQTPSPKAALALIEKTAALLGVPVRTRELEEAAAEYETKVNELVQADSDIAEYVAQLEEDEEPELELEIEGAESLAAEVERFLRDHGPK, encoded by the coding sequence CTGCGGCGCCCCATTCTGGTGGCGGCCTTCGAAGGCTGGAACGACGCCGCCGACGCGGCATCGGCGTCGGTCGGCTACCTCTCCGAGCTGTGGGGCGCCCGGTCGTTCGCGTCGATCGATCCCGAGGAGTACTTCGACTTCAGCCTGACCCGGCCCCGGGTCCGGCTCACCGACGACCACGAGCGGCGGATCGAATGGCCGACCAACGAGTTGCGCTGCGCGGTGATGGCCGACCTGCCCCACGACATCGTGCTGCTGGCGGGAACGGAGCCCAACCTCCGCTGGCGCCGCTTCTGCGCCGAGCTGATCTCGGTCACCGAGGCGCTGGGAGTGGAGATGGTGGTGACGCTCGGCGCCCTGCTGGCCGACGTCCCGCACACCAGGCCGGTGCGGGTGAGCGGCACGGCGGCCGACTCCGAGCTGGCGGCCCGCCTGCATCTGGAGCGGTCGCGCTACGAGGGGCCGACCGGCATCGTCGGCGCCTTCGGCGACGCCCTGCGCCAGGCCGGCGTGCCGTCGGCGTCGCTGTGGGCCACCGTCCCCCACTACGTCGGGCAGACCCCCAGCCCGAAGGCGGCGCTGGCGCTCATCGAGAAGACCGCCGCCCTCCTCGGCGTGCCGGTGCGCACGCGCGAGCTGGAGGAGGCCGCCGCCGAGTACGAGACCAAGGTCAACGAGCTGGTCCAGGCCGACTCCGACATCGCCGAGTACGTGGCCCAGCTCGAGGAGGACGAGGAGCCGGAGCTCGAGCTGGAGATCGAGGGGGCGGAGTCGCTGGCGGCGGAGGTGGAGCGCTTCCTCCGGGACCACGGTCCCAAGTAG
- a CDS encoding amidase family protein, with product MFGALVTTVTDAARHLDATAGPDDHDRCSLPPPGLSYERAVEELDVAGRKVLWSVDLGFAQVDPEVAGLAETAALALIDAAGLTPAERGVQLSDPVRVWLSAGSMDTWMNLEPGMWPERADELDRPARVALEATEGRTAPQMARTMVRRAGLEDEVAELFSDVEVLLTPTTAIPAFPAEGKVPREINGVEVKPAMAMAVPFTMLANLCWNPAVSVPAGVTSDGLPVGLQIMVRRHADEVALRLARVFEQARPWPRTAPGW from the coding sequence GTGTTCGGGGCCCTGGTCACGACCGTGACCGACGCCGCCCGCCACCTGGACGCCACCGCCGGGCCCGACGACCACGACCGCTGCTCCCTGCCCCCGCCCGGGCTGTCCTACGAGCGGGCGGTCGAGGAGCTCGACGTGGCGGGCCGGAAGGTGCTGTGGTCGGTGGACCTCGGCTTTGCCCAGGTGGATCCCGAGGTGGCGGGACTGGCGGAGACCGCCGCCCTGGCGCTGATCGACGCCGCCGGCCTGACGCCCGCGGAGCGGGGGGTGCAGCTGAGCGATCCGGTGCGGGTCTGGCTGTCGGCCGGCTCGATGGACACCTGGATGAACCTCGAGCCGGGGATGTGGCCCGAGCGGGCCGACGAGCTCGACCGGCCGGCGCGGGTGGCCCTCGAGGCGACCGAGGGGCGCACCGCCCCGCAGATGGCCCGGACCATGGTGCGCCGGGCCGGGTTGGAGGACGAGGTGGCCGAGCTGTTCTCCGACGTCGAGGTCCTGCTCACTCCCACCACGGCCATTCCCGCCTTCCCCGCCGAGGGGAAGGTGCCGCGGGAGATCAACGGGGTCGAGGTGAAGCCGGCCATGGCCATGGCGGTGCCGTTCACCATGCTGGCCAACCTGTGCTGGAACCCCGCCGTATCCGTGCCGGCGGGGGTGACCTCGGACGGGTTGCCGGTGGGCCTGCAGATCATGGTGCGCCGCCACGCCGACGAGGTGGCCCTGCGCCTGGCCCGCGTCTTCGAGCAGGCGCGGCCCTGGCCGCGGACCGCGCCCGGCTGGTAG
- a CDS encoding [protein-PII] uridylyltransferase, producing MTVDPAPDGGQPEHFRAARETLLARTALSGSAFCRAYAGLADDFLGVLASAAGITDGSGMALVAVGGYGRRELCPGSDLDVTLVHKGRSSPKAAADAVWYPVWDTGVGLDHSVRSMKDVLTAASSDLKVVLGLLDGRLVAGDRAVAMELMDKGAERWRRGAERWLPELLASTEDRHRQFGEVAFLLEPELKEGEGGLRDLAALRALAVAAPVVEDWRAEPQLAEAHETLLAVRVQLHRQAGRCQDRLLLSEQDGVAAALGYNDADALMGAVATAARGLAWAADDAWRRVSAWLAGPKGRRGGADRPLGPGLLLRDGEVALTANADPEDDPSLALRAGAAAAELGVPLARSCVGRLAGGVQTLDGPWPPEVRNALVRLLGAGPAAIPVLEALDHTGVLSRLLPEWEPVRNRPQRNAFHRFTVDRHLCEAAANAAALVRRVRRPDLLLVGAWLHDIGKGYPGDHTRAGMELVARIGARMGFQPADVDVLVKLVQHHLLLPDAATRRDVDDPATVATVAEAVGDLDTLELLAALAEADGQATGPAAWGPWKAGLVDTLVRSVAATLTGAPFEAPPGLPTDEHRRLMAAGGVQVAAAGTTVTVVASDRPGLLAAVAGVLTLRGLDVLSAAAASEDGMAVEVFEVAPAVGQDGLGGQAVADAVRDAVHDLAADLEAAFAGRLDLETALADKERTYARSRRPRAARPAEARVIIDNGASDAATVIEVRSPDAAGILHGISRTLADHGLNVVSAKVSTLGHEVVDAFYVVGPGRAKIVDEADIEALHAALMGRLGRR from the coding sequence ATGACGGTCGACCCGGCGCCGGACGGCGGACAGCCCGAGCACTTCCGGGCGGCGCGCGAGACCCTGCTGGCCCGCACCGCGCTGTCGGGCTCGGCGTTCTGCCGGGCGTACGCGGGACTGGCCGACGACTTCCTCGGGGTGCTGGCCAGCGCGGCCGGCATCACCGACGGCTCGGGCATGGCGCTGGTGGCCGTCGGCGGCTACGGGCGGCGCGAGCTGTGCCCCGGAAGCGACCTCGACGTGACCCTCGTGCACAAGGGCCGCTCCAGCCCCAAGGCGGCGGCCGACGCCGTCTGGTACCCGGTGTGGGACACCGGCGTGGGTCTCGACCACAGCGTGCGGAGCATGAAAGACGTGCTGACCGCCGCCAGCAGCGACCTCAAGGTGGTCCTCGGCCTGCTCGACGGCCGCCTGGTGGCGGGGGACCGGGCCGTCGCCATGGAGCTGATGGACAAGGGGGCGGAGCGGTGGCGCCGGGGCGCCGAGCGCTGGCTGCCCGAGCTCCTGGCCTCCACCGAGGACCGCCACCGCCAGTTCGGGGAGGTGGCCTTCCTCCTCGAGCCCGAGCTCAAAGAGGGCGAAGGTGGCCTCCGCGACCTCGCCGCCCTCCGCGCCCTCGCCGTCGCCGCGCCGGTGGTCGAGGACTGGCGGGCCGAGCCCCAGCTGGCCGAGGCCCACGAGACCCTGCTGGCCGTCCGGGTCCAGCTCCACCGCCAGGCCGGGCGGTGCCAGGACCGCCTGCTGCTTTCGGAGCAGGACGGGGTGGCCGCCGCCCTGGGCTACAACGACGCCGACGCCCTGATGGGGGCGGTTGCCACCGCGGCCCGGGGGTTGGCGTGGGCGGCCGACGACGCCTGGCGCCGGGTCTCGGCCTGGCTGGCCGGGCCCAAGGGGCGCCGGGGCGGCGCCGACCGCCCGCTGGGACCGGGGCTCCTCCTCCGGGACGGCGAGGTGGCCCTCACCGCCAACGCCGACCCCGAGGACGACCCGTCGCTCGCTTTGCGGGCGGGGGCGGCGGCGGCCGAGCTCGGCGTGCCGCTGGCCCGCTCTTGTGTGGGCCGGCTGGCCGGCGGGGTCCAGACCCTCGACGGTCCGTGGCCGCCGGAGGTGCGCAACGCCCTGGTGCGCCTGCTGGGCGCCGGCCCCGCCGCCATCCCGGTGCTCGAGGCCCTCGACCACACCGGGGTGCTGTCCCGGCTCCTTCCCGAGTGGGAGCCGGTGCGCAACCGGCCCCAGCGCAACGCCTTCCACCGCTTCACGGTCGACCGCCACCTGTGCGAGGCGGCCGCCAACGCCGCCGCCCTGGTGCGCCGGGTCCGCCGCCCCGACCTGCTGCTGGTGGGGGCGTGGCTCCACGACATCGGCAAGGGCTACCCGGGGGACCACACCCGGGCCGGCATGGAGCTGGTGGCCCGCATCGGGGCGCGCATGGGCTTCCAGCCCGCCGACGTCGACGTGCTGGTGAAGCTGGTGCAGCACCACCTGCTGCTGCCCGACGCCGCCACCCGTCGCGACGTCGACGACCCCGCCACCGTCGCCACGGTGGCCGAGGCGGTGGGGGACCTCGACACCCTCGAGCTGCTGGCGGCCCTGGCCGAGGCCGACGGCCAGGCGACCGGTCCGGCGGCATGGGGGCCCTGGAAGGCGGGCCTGGTCGACACCCTCGTGCGCAGCGTGGCCGCCACCCTCACCGGGGCCCCGTTCGAGGCCCCGCCCGGCCTGCCGACCGACGAGCACCGCCGGCTCATGGCCGCAGGTGGGGTGCAGGTGGCGGCGGCGGGCACGACGGTGACGGTGGTGGCGTCCGACCGCCCCGGCCTCCTGGCCGCCGTCGCCGGGGTGCTCACCCTGCGGGGCCTGGACGTCCTGTCGGCGGCGGCCGCCTCCGAGGACGGGATGGCGGTGGAGGTGTTCGAGGTGGCCCCCGCCGTCGGCCAGGACGGGCTCGGGGGCCAGGCGGTGGCCGACGCGGTGCGCGACGCGGTGCACGACCTGGCGGCCGACCTGGAGGCGGCCTTCGCCGGCCGTCTCGACCTGGAGACGGCCCTGGCCGACAAGGAGCGCACCTACGCCCGGTCCCGCCGGCCCCGGGCCGCCCGCCCCGCCGAGGCGCGCGTGATCATCGACAACGGGGCGTCGGACGCCGCCACGGTGATCGAGGTGCGCTCCCCGGACGCGGCCGGGATCCTGCACGGCATATCCCGCACCCTCGCCGACCACGGGCTCAACGTGGTGTCGGCCAAGGTGTCGACGCTCGGCCACGAGGTCGTGGACGCCTTCTACGTGGTCGGTCCCGGGCGGGCCAAGATCGTCGACGAGGCCGATATCGAGGCGCTGCACGCCGCCTTGATGGGCAGGCTCGGGCGCCGGTAG